The window GCTCAAGGGATTGCGTTCGTCAGAAGCGCGCTGAGCCGGGCCGCGGGTGCGCCCGCGCCGGGTGTGGTCAGCAGCTCCACCCGGTGCACCATCCGCGGCAGCGGGACGCCGTCGGCCACACTCGCGGGCAGGACGGTGAGCCCGTGGCCCGCCTCGACCAGCCCGATCAGCACCGCGACGTCGGCGCCCTCGTAGCGCAACCCGGCACGCGGGCCGTCCACCGGCAGGTTCGTCAGGGGCGAGACCACCGGAGCGTCTATCCAGTACGCCTCCGTGAGGTCGGCCAGCTCGACGGTCCGGCGGGCCGTCAGCGGATGATCCCGCGGAACCGCCACCACGGCCGTGTCCTCGGCCACCCCGATCGCCCCGGCCAGCGGCAGCGGCAGCGGGTCGTTGGGCGCGGTGAACCCGTCCACCAGGGCGATGTCGATCTCCCCGGTGGCGGCCGCGTCGACGATCCGGGCCCGGTCGCCGACCAGCACCCGGCTGTCCAGGCGGGCCGACTCGGCGCGGATCGCGGCCAGCGCCGTGGAGATCCGCCGGGACCAGGCGAGCGGGGTCAGTCCGATGATCAGGCGGCCGGGTGGCGCCACCGCCCGGGTCACGTCCGCGCGGGCCGCGGCCAGCCTGGTCAGCAGGAGCGTGGCGTGCCGTTGCAGGCGCTCGCCGGCCGGTGTGAGAGCGACCGGCCGGCGGGTCAGCAGTGGGGTGCCCAGGTCGGCTTCGAGGAGCGCGATCTGCTGCGAGACGGCCGACTGGGTGTAGCTGAGGCGCTGTGCGGCGACCGAGAACGAGCCGGTCTCGGCGACGGCCACGAACGTGCGCAGCAGGTGCGGATCCACATGAGCGATGCTAATGCCGAGTGCAGCAACGATCGTTGGACCTGATCTCGCGTCGGGGCGAGAGTGGACCCATGAAGAGAATCGCCCTGGTCGGCGATCGGTCACCGGCCGTTCGCGCCCATAACCGGATTCCCGATCTACTCGACGTCCTCCGCGACGAGGAGGACCTCGACGTCTACTGGGTCCCGACGCCCGATGCCGAGGACCCGACGACCCTGCGCGGCTTCGACGGGATCTGGCTGGTGCCGGGCAGTCCCTACCGAAGCCCCGAGGGCGGCATCACCGCGGCCCAGGTGGCCCGTCTCGGCGGCATCCCGTTCCTGGGCACGTGCGGCGGCTTCCAGCACGCCATGCTGGAGTTCGCGCGCAACGAGTGCGGTTTCCTCGCCGCGAGCCACTCGGAGTATGCGGAGGGCGAGGAGGAGGGCACCGACTCGCTGATCGTCGAGCTGGCCTGTTCCCTGGCCGGGCACGAGGCGGCGGTCGAGGTGGCCGCCGGGTCACTGATCGAGCGGCTGCTCGGCGCGTCCCGCACGGTCGAGCGCTATCACTGTTCGTATGGGCTCGCCGCCGCCCACCTCGACCTGCTGACCGAGCACGGGATGCGTTTCACCGGCCGCGACGAGAGCGGGGCGGTCCGGGCCGCCGAGCTCACGGACCATCCGTTCTATCTGCTCACGCTCTTCCAGCCGGAGTTGGCCGGAGACGGGACCGACCCGCACCCGATCATCCGTGGCTTCGTCGCGGCTGCGGGGGCCGCTCAGGCCAGCAGGTCACTGAGGACGTCGATGGCCTGATCCACGCCCGCCTCGTCCAGGTCGAGATGGGTGACGAGCCGGGCGACCTGCGGCAGCATCGCGGCGATCAGCACACCACGCTCGGCGGCGGCCGACGCCAGGGCGGGGGCGCTCAGGTCGTGTTTCGACAGGTCCAGGGGCACCAGGTTGGTGCGCACCTTCTCCGGGTCGACCACGCCGAACGGGGCCAGGGCCTCGGCGATCTGGCGGGCCCGCTCGTGGTCCTCGGTGAGCCGCTGCAGGT of the Actinoplanes sichuanensis genome contains:
- a CDS encoding CTP synthase C-terminal region-related (seleno)protein, which produces MKRIALVGDRSPAVRAHNRIPDLLDVLRDEEDLDVYWVPTPDAEDPTTLRGFDGIWLVPGSPYRSPEGGITAAQVARLGGIPFLGTCGGFQHAMLEFARNECGFLAASHSEYAEGEEEGTDSLIVELACSLAGHEAAVEVAAGSLIERLLGASRTVERYHCSYGLAAAHLDLLTEHGMRFTGRDESGAVRAAELTDHPFYLLTLFQPELAGDGTDPHPIIRGFVAAAGAAQASRSLRTSMA
- a CDS encoding LysR family transcriptional regulator: MDPHLLRTFVAVAETGSFSVAAQRLSYTQSAVSQQIALLEADLGTPLLTRRPVALTPAGERLQRHATLLLTRLAAARADVTRAVAPPGRLIIGLTPLAWSRRISTALAAIRAESARLDSRVLVGDRARIVDAAATGEIDIALVDGFTAPNDPLPLPLAGAIGVAEDTAVVAVPRDHPLTARRTVELADLTEAYWIDAPVVSPLTNLPVDGPRAGLRYEGADVAVLIGLVEAGHGLTVLPASVADGVPLPRMVHRVELLTTPGAGAPAARLSALLTNAIP